The following are from one region of the Marinomonas sp. CT5 genome:
- a CDS encoding helix-turn-helix transcriptional regulator — protein sequence MNNQWAKDSAGLVEAIGCDEFATTLLMALKHQFHFDQAVIFGFEGSLPPTELISLVPSHKKICVVDNYVSGCYQLDPWFHAHINKQLVDGFYFLHEFAPDNFYQSQYFYEYYQRLEIEEEVVIVINLDAWQQIQISIGLLNAQVNPALYKMLRFIYPLLRATVKQHWGENQPFLRQTSEKNHKLIVHDHMSQVLKQFGCHTLTERERDVALLIIRGYSLKAISELLGIAFGTSKVHCKNLYKKLGINSQAELFAIFLDEILITSTPQSGERES from the coding sequence GTGAATAATCAATGGGCTAAAGACTCAGCAGGACTGGTCGAAGCGATTGGTTGTGACGAGTTCGCAACAACGCTCTTAATGGCCTTAAAACATCAGTTTCATTTCGATCAAGCCGTTATCTTTGGCTTTGAGGGTAGTTTGCCTCCCACTGAGCTAATATCTTTAGTACCCAGCCATAAGAAAATATGTGTCGTCGATAATTATGTCAGCGGGTGTTACCAACTGGACCCTTGGTTTCATGCACATATTAATAAGCAACTAGTGGATGGTTTTTATTTTTTACATGAATTTGCCCCAGATAACTTTTATCAAAGTCAGTACTTCTATGAGTATTATCAACGGCTAGAAATTGAAGAAGAGGTGGTGATTGTGATCAATCTTGATGCCTGGCAGCAAATTCAAATTTCGATAGGTTTGCTAAATGCTCAGGTCAATCCCGCGCTCTATAAAATGTTACGCTTCATTTACCCTTTGCTCAGGGCAACAGTCAAACAACATTGGGGAGAAAATCAGCCTTTCTTAAGACAGACCTCAGAGAAAAATCACAAGCTGATTGTGCATGACCATATGTCTCAAGTGTTAAAGCAATTTGGCTGTCACACACTGACAGAAAGAGAACGCGACGTCGCGTTATTGATCATTCGTGGTTATTCCTTGAAGGCCATATCCGAGCTGCTTGGCATTGCATTTGGAACCAGCAAGGTTCATTGTAAAAACTTATACAAGAAACTTGGTATCAACTCTCAGGCGGAGCTATTTGCCATTTTTTTAGATGAAATATTGATAACCAGTACACCTCAATCTGGCGAGAGGGAATCATAA